Part of the Henckelia pumila isolate YLH828 chromosome 2, ASM3356847v2, whole genome shotgun sequence genome is shown below.
TTTCACACTGCAAATCCACGTATATAGATGTGATATAAACTATTTCACCATGCTGATGTATTACATCTCTAAATAATATCACCTGTACACTACTCGACTTTTCATTATTCATAATCCTCAGTATTTTTACCAATTTTTCTACTGAATTGTGAAAACAGTGAAAAAATGATGAGAAGAAATAAAGTCAATGCGAGCACTATCATCTATGTTCATGTCTTCTCCTTCCCCTCTAAAAAGAGTCAAAGAGCACTTTCCAGTTCCTTTTGTCCCCAGTAGTAACATGTTAGTTCCACCACAGCCTTCTTTGACCTGAATCGCTGTCTCTGTTAGGCATTCTATTCGCACTCCAAACTTTGATTTTGGCTGGGGTGTGTGATTGAAATTGCGCTCTTAGAAAATATCAGCTTAGACATATTTTCTTTCATGACTTTTAGTAGTAGACCTAAATTACAAGAATGACCTGCAAGCTTCGCTAATATGTTGGTAGTTCCAAATCTCCAAATGCAATAACGGATGGCTTCTTTTGTGATATTTGCGGTTTTCTCAgagatgattattttttattttgccgGTCTTTATGTTTTTGGTCCTATGTGGAACCAAATTATTTTGGTCTTATAGGTTGCTCTTTTGATTAGATTGGTTGGCTTTGATTTATTGTTCTAACTTTGTGTTGGCTACCATTCCAGTGATGCGAAGTACATGCAATTTCAGGTTGATGGAAATCTTCAATATGTGTGCACTACATGTCGTGGAGAATGCTCCCAGGTGGGCTTTCTTACATAATTGGTTTCAATACATGTGCAACATGTAAATGCTCCCTCGTCTACTGATGTTTCCCACAATGTCTCTCCTCTTACCAGATTAGGAATCTCGAGGAGGCTGTTCAGGAGCTTTGGAGGCGGAGAGATGAAGCTGATAAGGATATGATAGCAAGCTTGAGGGCTGATGCTGGGTTGCCAACTCAGGAAGAAATATGTGACATTTCACCGATTTCAGACGATGAAGATAGTGGATCTGCGATGCTGAAAAATGAAAACTGCCGTTCGTTGAAGTTTTCTCTTAAAGGGGTAGGGGATAGTTCACcaagaaagaaaaaagaataTGGAAAAAAATCTTCAAATAAGAAGTCTGGCAAGAAAAAGGGGAGTGAAAATTTTTTCATTAGTGGAGCTGGTGCATCCCAGAGGCTTGGGGGACACCAGGATGGTCCATCATTTGGACACAGAACTTGTGATAACTACAATGAAGAAATGCAATTTTCTGGTGAACCAGCTGTTGGAGATAGGGCAGCAGGCATATGTTCAGTTAACGAGGCAGCAGTGTCTAATCACAAATACATTGATGAGGTTATAGAAACCAACAGAAATAAGGCCTCgagaacaataaaaataaagagtaaCAAATCTCTTGGTGATAGGGAAGGCATTGGAAACAATAGTAATGTGACTAAAACTGCACAAGGACCCAAGCTTGTTATACATTTGGGTGGACGAAGTAGAAATACATCTAGTCCTCTGGGATCAGATGTTTCAAATGTTAAGAAGGAAGAAGATTTGACTTCATCTTATGGTATGCCCTCTGAGATTCTTGTGTGTTTATTTGCTTCTTTCAATTTGAATTGTTAAACTTTGCATGGATATGCAATTTAtgtgagtttaatatattaggGATCATGCTTTGGTAAGTTTATAGTGCAGGAAAGCGAATTCTGGTGAAATTATACAACGAGAGAGTGATTATTTACTGattgttttttggtttttggAATTGCACTATTTGGTGGCGTTTAAGAATATATAGCTAATGGATCCTGCCCATGATTGAAATTCAACAGCATATGCTATCCACTCAATTCAAATGTGATTTTTATCTGAGAGTTTTCATACATTATTAGCAATTGGACTCCTCTATGACTAATAGATGGAACCTGAATCTCATTGTCCAAAATCAAGAGATAATGGTGACGAGGGAGAAACCGACATATAAAAAAGACTTGAAATTTGAAGTtactatattttttttagtacaCATGGAACTTTCTCCAAACAAGATAACTTAGTGTGATCCAGATGTAAAAAGACCTAATGATACTAATAGGACATGATTGCTAAGAGTGATAATATACACGGAATTTACTTAGAATTTTTGAAATGTATATCGTTGCTATTCTCATGACAGGAGTACATCGAATTACTATAGTTAGCTTTGAAAGTATCACATTGATGCTTCTTTATTGAATGGCATTGGCCTATGCCCTTGCAGCATTTGCACTTTAGCTTTGGGTTCTATTTTGCTGACTTTTTTTTCCATAAGCATGCAATTTGGGAAGGAGATGGCTGGGAAATTAGGGATGTTAGTGAGCGACCTGTATTTTCATTGCCCAAGTATTGCCACCTTTGTTATTGTGGATTTACGAATGGGAAATTCCCCATATATTGCTGTGGAAGAGTTGTTCTAATGAAATACACAGGCGACATAATCTTGATCTTGGATTTGACATGTTGAAACCCATTGGgttataaattttccaactaCTTACCACGGAGAAACTCTTGTAAACTTGTTTGAAAATTTGAGTAGAATTCTGATCCTGGTTAGTGGCATTTCGAAAGAAGCATTattagttagaaaataagaTATTACGGAGATAATTAACCATGCACGATTGGATAAACCATCTACCTAGTCTCCAGCCTATTGATATTTCATTTATGATCTTCATCATTTATTAAGCCATGTTTCTCATATGTACAGTGGACGCTGAGGTTATTTGTCAACAGAAACATCACGAGTACATTAACAGTCCTGATAATGCAGTTGAATCCGGGGATAAAAAAGGTGCTTACTCAGTTTATAAGTGTGGTTTCCTGCCATGAGTTTCATTTATTCTCTTCCTTTTGATCTTGCAATACTGTTCTATATTGTTTTGCCGATGAAACATTCATGTCTTATGAGATGCAGGACATCATAGCCACATTGATCAAATGAAAGGTTCCAAATTACGAGAAAAAGAGGGTAACTTGATTAAGATCAAGAATACCAATTCAAAAGCTTCCAAAATTAGCTCTGAACTTACTGGAGGCAAATTCAGTCACGAGGATGAACCTTTAAAGAATGCACATTCAGTACTGGGAAAAAGAAGCATTGAAGATAGTGCATCTACAAGGAGTGGTTCTGATGTCCTAGCTAGCCAGAGGAACAAATTTTCTTCAATGAAGTACACAGACGATAGACCTACTGTTTCTGTGGATTTGGACAATGGCAATAGTAGCAGTATGTTAAATTCAGCGAATGATCACAAGCCTTATTTGAAGTTtaaaattcccaacaattcaaacaccggaCACCAAAATGCTTCCAATAATTCGAATCAGGGTTTAAACCAAAAAGAGAGATCGGATGGTAGAGTCGACGTGGGGCAGATGATAATCCAAACTCCCTCTCCTTTACCTCATCCTGGAAAGAAAGAGATAACTTATACACGTGGTCAAAGGTCAAAACGGCGTAGACCAGCAACAGGTGATGAAGATACATCACAATGGCATGAAGACAACACTCTGAAGGAGTTCACTGATGCTAACTGGGTATTGCAGAAATTGGGAAAAGATGCTGCTGGTAAAAGAGTTGAGATTCATCAGCCGTCCAATGACTCATGGTgagtttcttcttcttcttcctaaACAGTACGCATATAT
Proteins encoded:
- the LOC140881897 gene encoding uncharacterized protein; the protein is MAFHVACPITCRKICFCALGFPRRLQSDKGKIEFLQEVARVEQFLKDPWLIKPREDATIQVMVPKLVVSTSPATQPPQLPIAMGVGGGDIGEEVALASAQVKRVALQKQAAAASMVAEDYARRFESGDLMTSVKHVSGEDQGQSNNKVMCRLCFNGENEGSERANKMLSCKTCSKKYHRSCIKSWSQNRDLFHWSSWSCPSCRICEVCRRTGDPNKFMFCKRCDGAYHCYCQQPPHKNVGHGPYLCPKHTKCHSCGSSVPGNGLSVRWFLGYTCCDACGRLFVKGNYCPVCLKVYRDSESTPMVCCDICQRWVHCPCDGISDAKYMQFQVDGNLQYVCTTCRGECSQIRNLEEAVQELWRRRDEADKDMIASLRADAGLPTQEEICDISPISDDEDSGSAMLKNENCRSLKFSLKGVGDSSPRKKKEYGKKSSNKKSGKKKGSENFFISGAGASQRLGGHQDGPSFGHRTCDNYNEEMQFSGEPAVGDRAAGICSVNEAAVSNHKYIDEVIETNRNKASRTIKIKSNKSLGDREGIGNNSNVTKTAQGPKLVIHLGGRSRNTSSPLGSDVSNVKKEEDLTSSYVDAEVICQQKHHEYINSPDNAVESGDKKGHHSHIDQMKGSKLREKEGNLIKIKNTNSKASKISSELTGGKFSHEDEPLKNAHSVLGKRSIEDSASTRSGSDVLASQRNKFSSMKYTDDRPTVSVDLDNGNSSSMLNSANDHKPYLKFKIPNNSNTGHQNASNNSNQGLNQKERSDGRVDVGQMIIQTPSPLPHPGKKEITYTRGQRSKRRRPATGDEDTSQWHEDNTLKEFTDANWVLQKLGKDAAGKRVEIHQPSNDSWRRGTVIEVLEGTSTVSIALDDGKPKNFELGKQGIRFVSQKQKR